Proteins found in one Sporosarcina sp. FSL K6-3457 genomic segment:
- the dmpG gene encoding 4-hydroxy-2-oxovalerate aldolase, with protein MTEKLVKLTEVSLRDGSHSVSHQFTEEQVDAVVRALDETGMHYIEVSHGDGLGGSTLQYGQSLVDEMKLIETAVAAAESSKIAVLLIPGIGTVHELKQAHELGAKLVRVATHVTEADVSAQHIAKAKEFGMEALGFLMMAHTASVEKLVEQAKLMESYGAEAVYITDSAGALLPEQVRERVRALRQSLTCEVGFHAHNNLSLAVANTLIAIEEGATRIDSSVCGLGAGAGNTQTEVLTAVLDLMGKNPGIDIYKMMDLAENVVTPIMKRPQIVDKGSLALGYSGVYSSFLIHSERAAKRFGLDPRDILIELGKRKVVGGQEDMILDVASDLAKRKM; from the coding sequence ATGACGGAGAAGTTAGTGAAGTTGACGGAGGTATCCCTTCGAGATGGAAGTCACTCGGTATCGCATCAGTTTACAGAAGAGCAAGTTGACGCGGTTGTACGGGCATTGGATGAAACTGGAATGCATTATATAGAAGTAAGTCATGGCGATGGATTAGGGGGATCGACCTTACAATATGGACAATCCCTTGTGGATGAAATGAAATTAATCGAAACGGCTGTTGCGGCGGCAGAGTCTTCGAAAATTGCAGTATTACTTATACCTGGAATAGGGACAGTTCATGAATTGAAACAAGCCCATGAACTAGGGGCAAAATTAGTACGGGTAGCTACACATGTAACGGAGGCGGATGTTTCGGCTCAGCATATTGCTAAAGCAAAAGAATTTGGCATGGAGGCATTAGGTTTTCTGATGATGGCTCATACAGCTTCGGTTGAAAAACTTGTTGAGCAAGCAAAGCTCATGGAAAGTTACGGAGCAGAAGCGGTCTATATTACCGATTCTGCGGGTGCACTTTTACCGGAACAAGTAAGGGAACGCGTTCGAGCACTCCGCCAGTCGTTAACTTGTGAAGTAGGCTTTCATGCCCATAATAACTTGTCGCTAGCTGTTGCTAATACATTAATTGCGATTGAAGAGGGTGCTACAAGAATTGATAGTAGTGTTTGCGGTTTGGGCGCAGGTGCGGGCAATACACAAACGGAGGTCCTAACAGCGGTATTGGATTTAATGGGGAAAAACCCAGGTATCGATATTTATAAGATGATGGATCTTGCTGAGAATGTCGTGACACCCATCATGAAAAGGCCACAAATTGTAGACAAAGGAAGTTTAGCATTGGGGTATTCTGGTGTCTATTCAAGCTTTTTAATTCATTCAGAGCGTGCAGCGAAGCGGTTTGGTTTAGATCCACGGGATATTTTGATCGAGTTGGGGAAAAGAAAGGTAGTCGGTGGACAAG
- a CDS encoding acetaldehyde dehydrogenase (acetylating), whose protein sequence is MSKVNVAIIGSGNIGTDLMYKLERSELLNLTAVIGIDPQSDGLKRAQERGYHTFSSGIDAIRNNPDLAEIVFDATSAKAHLINAEVLKELNKIAIDLTPAAVGPLVSPAVNGDTYHTASNINMITCGGQATIPMIHAVNRVADVTYAEIVATISSKSAGPGTRANIDEFTITTQRGIEEVGGADKGKALILINPAEPPVLMRDTVYCQVKNMDIEAITKSVNEMLQVVQSYVPGYRLKQELLFDEDKVTILLEVEGAGDYFPVYAGNLDIMTAAAVKVAEERARRILRETGGVTE, encoded by the coding sequence ATGAGTAAAGTAAATGTGGCGATCATAGGTTCAGGCAATATTGGAACTGATTTGATGTACAAGTTAGAACGAAGTGAATTGTTAAATTTAACGGCAGTTATAGGAATTGATCCTCAATCAGATGGGTTGAAGAGAGCACAGGAGAGAGGGTACCATACATTTAGTAGTGGGATAGATGCAATCAGGAACAACCCTGATTTAGCTGAAATTGTTTTTGATGCGACTTCGGCAAAAGCACATTTGATAAATGCTGAGGTATTAAAGGAGTTAAATAAGATTGCCATTGACTTAACGCCGGCAGCAGTAGGTCCCCTAGTTTCTCCAGCGGTGAACGGTGATACGTACCATACAGCTTCAAATATCAATATGATTACTTGTGGTGGACAAGCAACAATCCCGATGATCCATGCCGTAAATCGGGTTGCAGATGTGACCTATGCCGAGATTGTAGCCACTATTTCAAGTAAAAGCGCAGGACCTGGAACACGTGCAAATATTGATGAATTTACCATTACGACTCAACGGGGAATTGAAGAAGTTGGCGGGGCAGATAAAGGCAAAGCACTCATCTTGATTAATCCGGCAGAGCCACCGGTATTAATGAGGGATACTGTTTATTGCCAAGTGAAAAACATGGATATCGAAGCGATTACAAAATCGGTAAACGAAATGCTGCAAGTCGTTCAAAGTTATGTTCCTGGCTATCGTCTAAAACAAGAATTGCTATTTGATGAAGATAAAGTAACTATTTTGCTAGAAGTTGAAGGGGCAGGAGATTATTTCCCAGTATATGCCGGAAATCTCGATATTATGACAGCCGCTGCAGTGAAAGTGGCAGAAGAGCGAGCGCGAAGAATATTACGTGAAACAGGAGGGGTGACGGAATGA
- a CDS encoding IclR family transcriptional regulator produces MSKPIQSVERALSILEMFNQGTDELGILEVSGRMELPKSTVHGIIKTLVSRGYLVQSVDTKKYKLGIRLFELGSVVSKGFDIKEKAAPYLKEAFNQTNETVHLVKFENNEAFYVDKQESGSAIRMYSQVGRKAPLHCTGVGKAILAYLDKDTQKSILFSTEMEAYTEKTIIDKTQILEELDRIKERGYATDDEEIEMGLFCVAAPIFDFNGRVIGSVSTAGPKFRFTEEKVGIAKNCIREAARKISLEMGLQK; encoded by the coding sequence ATGTCCAAGCCAATTCAGTCAGTAGAGCGTGCGTTATCAATTCTTGAAATGTTTAATCAAGGCACTGATGAATTAGGGATTTTAGAAGTCAGTGGGCGTATGGAATTACCTAAAAGTACTGTACATGGAATTATTAAAACATTAGTCAGTAGAGGTTATCTAGTCCAAAGTGTAGATACGAAAAAATATAAATTAGGAATTCGTTTATTCGAACTTGGCAGTGTCGTAAGCAAAGGATTTGATATTAAAGAAAAGGCTGCGCCTTATCTAAAAGAGGCTTTTAACCAAACGAATGAAACTGTTCATTTAGTTAAATTTGAAAATAATGAGGCTTTTTATGTAGATAAGCAAGAAAGTGGTAGCGCAATAAGAATGTATTCGCAGGTTGGTAGAAAAGCCCCGCTGCATTGTACTGGAGTAGGAAAAGCAATACTGGCATATTTGGATAAAGATACTCAGAAGTCGATACTATTCTCTACTGAAATGGAAGCATATACGGAGAAGACCATTATAGATAAAACTCAGATTCTCGAAGAATTAGACAGAATTAAGGAACGTGGGTATGCGACGGATGATGAAGAGATTGAAATGGGGCTATTTTGTGTAGCAGCACCCATATTTGATTTTAATGGTAGGGTGATTGGTTCAGTCAGCACAGCAGGTCCGAAATTTCGTTTTACTGAAGAGAAAGTTGGAATAGCTAAAAATTGCATAAGGGAAGCAGCAAGAAAAATATCACTGGAAATGGGTTTGCAAAAGTGA
- a CDS encoding SEC-C metal-binding domain-containing protein, with amino-acid sequence MIGRNDPCSCGSGKKYKKCCGSKGTDLVEMLVNEELDRVLIDYFADYPKGENRSEMIRLMREWVTRLSDSWGKEDIEEAASEFYLFIHNKEVWRTYVSEQLKQAKRESVAAVLQVWDEPFMLLAEITDVEPDMLKVQELFGDNSYHVTRNEGMPADVGTLLFGAVLRDPRKVADAIAPVSSMMFLAKWSKQTKASLVELREAVADKTQEQFIVEHTLDIYEVFIKRSMASMNEIVAEVLAPTQLSALQAMEATLRDLEQTTESREIMHKLVVAYFMNDNEDVPVEADFLAATVRTGISIGIVHGTGLEDEAIGEKYGASSEGMAVYVEGLEGLYAEMMNSGDEPLAAQLYDIGTDPKPTEKALWETSMTTAGVVQPERKPSVAEGRAQLLAYEAYAAESEEARRKLAASALEIGPNNPDALLLQAEAEQDPVVAADLYEKAIHYASKTFEPGENPWQNIPNRPFMRAAFAYGTHLFSEGDYHEAAGVFLDLVKLNWNDNQGARYEAVASLIHAGRYNEAAEIMVRYEKGSQHDATYLYLDWKLELEASKGESTEADGMLKLAAKANSNVINLQTFKAKTIAYPRYQEIHPGSEAEARYIWLLLNGVNV; translated from the coding sequence ATGATTGGAAGAAATGATCCGTGCTCTTGTGGAAGTGGAAAGAAATATAAAAAGTGCTGTGGTTCAAAAGGGACAGACCTTGTCGAAATGCTTGTCAATGAAGAGCTAGATCGTGTGCTTATCGATTATTTTGCTGACTACCCAAAGGGAGAAAATCGTAGTGAAATGATACGCTTGATGCGGGAGTGGGTCACTCGACTATCAGATAGCTGGGGGAAAGAGGATATCGAAGAAGCGGCGAGTGAGTTCTATTTATTTATTCATAATAAAGAGGTTTGGCGTACATATGTAAGTGAGCAGTTAAAGCAAGCGAAGCGAGAGTCAGTTGCGGCAGTGTTGCAAGTATGGGATGAGCCGTTTATGTTGTTGGCGGAAATTACAGATGTCGAGCCGGATATGTTGAAGGTACAGGAGTTATTCGGCGATAACAGCTATCATGTGACGCGTAACGAGGGGATGCCGGCGGATGTCGGGACGTTGTTGTTTGGTGCGGTATTGCGTGATCCGCGGAAGGTGGCAGATGCGATTGCACCAGTATCATCGATGATGTTTTTGGCGAAATGGAGTAAGCAAACGAAGGCGTCGTTAGTAGAATTAAGAGAAGCAGTTGCAGATAAGACACAGGAGCAATTCATAGTGGAGCATACGCTTGATATTTACGAGGTGTTCATCAAACGGAGTATGGCGTCGATGAATGAAATTGTGGCAGAAGTGCTGGCGCCGACACAATTGAGCGCATTGCAAGCGATGGAAGCTACTTTACGTGACTTAGAGCAGACGACGGAGTCACGTGAGATTATGCATAAATTAGTCGTGGCGTATTTCATGAATGATAACGAGGATGTGCCAGTGGAAGCTGATTTCCTTGCGGCGACGGTTAGGACGGGTATTTCCATAGGAATTGTTCACGGTACTGGTTTAGAAGATGAAGCGATTGGTGAGAAATATGGTGCTTCATCTGAAGGCATGGCCGTTTATGTTGAGGGGCTTGAAGGGCTTTATGCGGAGATGATGAATAGCGGGGACGAGCCACTGGCGGCGCAATTATACGACATTGGAACAGATCCAAAGCCAACAGAAAAAGCATTGTGGGAAACATCGATGACAACAGCGGGTGTTGTACAGCCAGAACGGAAGCCGAGTGTTGCAGAAGGGCGTGCGCAGCTGTTGGCGTATGAAGCTTATGCCGCAGAATCGGAAGAGGCGCGCAGGAAATTGGCGGCTAGCGCGTTGGAAATAGGGCCGAATAATCCTGATGCGTTGTTGTTGCAAGCGGAAGCAGAGCAGGATCCGGTCGTGGCAGCTGACTTATATGAAAAGGCCATTCACTATGCAAGCAAGACATTCGAGCCGGGGGAGAATCCGTGGCAAAATATCCCGAATCGTCCATTCATGCGTGCAGCGTTTGCTTATGGCACACATCTATTTAGTGAAGGGGACTATCATGAGGCAGCAGGTGTGTTTTTGGATTTAGTAAAGCTGAATTGGAATGACAATCAAGGCGCGAGATATGAAGCGGTTGCGTCATTGATTCATGCAGGGCGTTACAATGAAGCAGCAGAAATTATGGTGCGCTATGAAAAAGGATCACAGCATGATGCGACATATTTGTATCTGGATTGGAAGCTTGAACTGGAAGCGTCGAAGGGAGAATCGACGGAAGCTGATGGTATGTTGAAGCTAGCAGCCAAGGCGAATAGTAATGTCATCAATTTGCAAACGTTTAAGGCGAAAACGATTGCCTATCCGAGATATCAAGAGATTCATCCAGGCAGTGAAGCGGAAGCGAGATATATTTGGTTATTGTTGAATGGTGTGAATGTGTAA
- a CDS encoding sodium-dependent transporter has translation MSQQEHWKSKIGFVLAAAGSAIGLGAIWKFPYVAGTGGGGAFLLLFLVFTLLLGFPLLIGEFILGRKSQSDAITTYKKFAPNSAWYITGRIGVLTSFLVLSFYSVVGGWIILYLGKALTGDISGLSQEQFGPLFSDIISNPFATLVGQLIFMLLTIIIVAQGIQKGIEKASTIMMPALFILFIIIVIRSLSLDGAMEGVKFLLVPDFTKLTSETILFALGQAFFTLTLGASVMVTYASYLPKTQNLPKSALSIITMNIVIVLLAGLAIFPGVFAFGLEPDAGPTLIFTVLPAVFNQMPFGTLLFISFLILFLFAALTSAFSMIEIIVATMTKNEASKRKKYTWTIGMAIFIVGIPSCLSYGVMADIKLFDKTVFDLVDFAASNVLLPLGALLISIFIPLKLSKKELFNEMKQGSSIGKLFFNCWYYLLKYLTPIAIIIVFLDALGVWGWIGF, from the coding sequence ATGTCTCAACAAGAACATTGGAAATCGAAAATTGGATTTGTCTTGGCAGCTGCCGGTTCAGCAATTGGACTCGGGGCTATTTGGAAATTTCCTTACGTCGCTGGAACAGGCGGTGGCGGAGCCTTTTTACTACTCTTCTTAGTATTTACATTGCTATTAGGATTCCCTTTATTGATTGGCGAATTTATTCTTGGACGTAAAAGCCAAAGTGACGCCATTACGACCTATAAGAAATTCGCACCAAATTCCGCTTGGTATATTACAGGGAGAATTGGCGTTTTAACTAGCTTTTTAGTGCTATCTTTTTATAGCGTCGTCGGTGGATGGATTATTCTCTACTTGGGGAAAGCACTAACTGGGGATATTTCTGGACTTTCACAGGAGCAGTTCGGTCCTTTATTTAGTGATATTATCTCAAATCCCTTTGCTACATTAGTCGGACAACTAATTTTCATGCTACTCACAATTATTATTGTTGCCCAAGGTATTCAAAAGGGCATTGAAAAGGCCAGCACCATCATGATGCCAGCTCTTTTCATTTTATTTATCATCATTGTCATCCGTTCACTTAGCTTAGACGGCGCAATGGAGGGCGTGAAATTTTTACTCGTACCGGATTTCACTAAACTAACATCTGAAACGATTTTATTTGCATTAGGGCAAGCATTTTTCACACTGACATTAGGTGCCTCCGTTATGGTGACCTATGCCTCGTACCTACCTAAAACACAAAATCTACCAAAATCAGCACTCTCCATCATCACCATGAATATCGTCATTGTCTTATTAGCTGGTTTGGCCATTTTTCCAGGCGTATTTGCATTCGGTCTTGAACCAGATGCAGGCCCAACCTTAATTTTCACAGTGCTACCCGCCGTTTTCAATCAAATGCCTTTTGGAACACTACTTTTCATCTCGTTTTTGATTTTATTCCTTTTTGCCGCACTCACTTCTGCATTTTCAATGATTGAAATCATCGTTGCAACGATGACAAAAAACGAGGCGTCAAAACGGAAAAAATATACTTGGACAATTGGAATGGCTATTTTCATCGTCGGGATTCCCTCTTGCTTATCCTACGGTGTAATGGCTGATATTAAACTATTCGATAAAACCGTCTTTGACCTAGTCGATTTTGCTGCGAGCAATGTATTATTACCGCTTGGCGCATTATTAATTTCTATTTTTATTCCATTAAAGTTATCTAAAAAAGAATTATTTAATGAAATGAAACAAGGATCTAGCATTGGCAAGTTATTCTTCAACTGTTGGTATTATTTATTGAAATACCTCACGCCAATCGCGATTATTATTGTCTTCTTGGATGCGTTAGGTGTGTGGGGTTGGATTGGTTTCTAA
- the hutG gene encoding formimidoylglutamase translates to MLKKSNRELWTGRTDHLDNRESFRYHQVVEIGVSPPSPNTCAIIGFQCEEGVRRNNGRLGAAQAPDALRGELAKLPWRIAEGKRLVDIGNIECQDNQLEQAQQQLGDAVAEALTKDMIPIILGGGHETAYGHYLGVRKFIGKDASLGIINIDAHFDLRSYDEQPSSGTMFKQILNNDENTNYFVAGIQRHGNTQELFNRADELGVTYLYEDEMDSLTKELNRFINQHDFIFLTLCTDVLNAAFAPGVSAPSPFGLDPAVVRSIIRKVTVHDKTLSFDISEVNPILDENNRTVKLGAYLVNEAIVGFLG, encoded by the coding sequence TTGCTAAAAAAATCAAATCGTGAACTATGGACAGGTCGCACCGACCACTTGGATAATCGGGAAAGTTTTCGCTATCATCAAGTGGTAGAAATCGGGGTATCTCCCCCTTCTCCCAACACATGCGCCATTATCGGCTTTCAATGTGAGGAAGGCGTACGCCGCAATAACGGTCGGCTTGGTGCAGCACAAGCACCCGATGCACTACGTGGTGAATTAGCAAAACTACCTTGGAGAATAGCGGAGGGAAAACGTCTTGTCGATATTGGCAACATTGAATGCCAGGACAATCAGCTTGAACAAGCCCAACAACAATTAGGTGATGCTGTGGCTGAGGCGTTGACGAAGGACATGATTCCCATCATTTTAGGTGGTGGTCACGAAACTGCTTATGGCCATTATCTTGGTGTTCGGAAATTCATCGGCAAAGATGCTTCGCTCGGCATCATCAACATCGATGCACATTTCGACTTGCGTTCTTACGACGAACAGCCCTCGTCTGGTACAATGTTTAAGCAAATTCTAAATAATGATGAGAACACAAACTATTTTGTCGCCGGCATTCAGCGCCATGGTAATACACAAGAACTGTTCAATCGTGCAGATGAACTCGGTGTAACTTATCTATACGAGGATGAGATGGATTCTTTAACTAAGGAGCTCAATCGATTTATTAACCAACACGACTTTATCTTTCTAACACTATGCACAGATGTTTTAAACGCCGCCTTCGCACCAGGCGTTAGTGCACCGTCTCCATTCGGCTTAGATCCTGCTGTTGTGCGCTCTATTATCCGAAAAGTCACTGTACACGACAAAACACTGTCATTTGATATTTCAGAAGTGAATCCTATCTTGGATGAAAATAATCGTACGGTGAAGCTAGGTGCTTACTTGGTGAATGAGGCGATTGTTGGGTTTTTAGGGTAA
- a CDS encoding Fic family protein, producing MKKPYDLPLLPISFDAKTELALYKKVVSASTKLEKLKEKLHYSLVNTSFMELLTLFESVQSTRIEGTQVTFSDMLEDQLERSEDWQKVEVRNYQNALQIGIEEIRIGYPLSERLIRTMHTTLMENARGSNGPTGIYRTIQNFIGPTNQMKDASYIPPEPQKMADYMKNLEYYINGNPYIQEDDDGTHSLIKCAIIHAQFESIHPFLDGNGRMGRILIVLYLLQSKLIESPFFFLSEELEAEKFKYYALLNGVRGVGKEQADWQAWIHFFLDATISMANRQYEKLNKAEKLFESGKQQLSKGSETDIWSAMFAHPITDVRQLTNYTKLSPATVRSKLNRLADLNLIYADNRIRNRRYYFYDLIKIIQG from the coding sequence ATGAAAAAACCTTACGATTTACCACTACTACCGATTTCATTCGATGCGAAAACGGAATTGGCCTTGTATAAGAAAGTTGTTTCTGCCTCAACTAAACTTGAAAAATTAAAAGAAAAACTTCATTATTCGCTTGTTAATACCTCATTCATGGAGCTCTTGACACTATTTGAATCTGTGCAATCCACACGAATTGAAGGAACACAAGTCACATTCAGTGATATGTTAGAAGACCAACTGGAGCGTAGTGAAGATTGGCAAAAGGTTGAAGTAAGAAACTACCAAAATGCTTTACAAATCGGAATTGAAGAAATCCGTATCGGCTATCCACTTAGCGAGCGACTCATTCGCACCATGCACACTACGCTAATGGAAAATGCACGGGGTTCAAATGGACCAACAGGCATTTATCGGACGATACAAAACTTTATCGGTCCTACAAACCAAATGAAAGACGCCTCATATATTCCACCAGAACCGCAAAAAATGGCTGATTATATGAAAAACCTGGAGTATTATATAAATGGTAATCCTTATATCCAGGAAGATGACGATGGTACACATTCCTTAATTAAATGTGCCATCATCCATGCACAATTTGAATCGATTCATCCGTTCCTCGATGGTAACGGACGAATGGGTCGCATCTTAATTGTTCTTTACTTGTTACAATCAAAACTTATCGAATCCCCCTTCTTCTTTTTAAGTGAGGAGTTGGAAGCCGAAAAGTTTAAATACTACGCGCTATTAAACGGAGTTAGAGGAGTCGGAAAAGAACAAGCTGATTGGCAAGCTTGGATACATTTCTTCCTAGACGCAACCATCTCGATGGCGAATAGACAATATGAAAAATTAAACAAAGCCGAAAAGCTATTCGAATCAGGGAAACAACAACTTAGCAAGGGATCTGAAACCGATATTTGGTCTGCCATGTTTGCACATCCCATTACAGATGTTCGCCAACTAACCAACTATACAAAACTTTCTCCAGCAACTGTACGAAGCAAATTGAATCGACTGGCAGATTTGAATCTTATCTATGCCGATAACCGTATACGAAATCGCCGTTATTATTTCTATGATTTGATAAAGATTATTCAGGGGTGA
- a CDS encoding 2-hydroxyacid dehydrogenase has translation MKPRIFVTRKLDDGVLAPLKEKFDVRMWESESEKVPREILLQEVAEADALWSVLADSIDREVLLAGTKLKIVANMAVGYNNIDLEVAKERGIIVTNTPGVLTETTADLTFGLLLATARRLMEAENDIRTGNWTSWSPMGYTGMDVGGATLGIIGMGRIGEAVARRAKGFDMRILYHNRSRKMDAEVEHGFEYVELGTLLEEADFVVILAPYTPETAGLIGARELGLMKKTAVLINVARGAIVDETALYESLKNGDIWAAGLDVFAVEPVPQDNPLLTLPNVTVLPHIGSASIATRLGMMGLNAQAITDVLEGREPSNRVV, from the coding sequence GTGAAACCAAGAATTTTTGTAACAAGAAAACTAGATGATGGGGTACTTGCCCCGCTTAAAGAGAAGTTTGATGTGCGGATGTGGGAGTCGGAAAGTGAGAAGGTTCCTCGTGAAATTTTATTGCAAGAAGTTGCGGAAGCAGATGCATTATGGAGTGTTCTGGCTGATTCTATCGATCGAGAGGTACTTCTGGCGGGAACGAAGTTAAAAATTGTTGCCAACATGGCAGTCGGCTATAACAATATTGATCTTGAGGTTGCGAAGGAACGCGGCATTATTGTGACTAACACACCTGGTGTGTTGACGGAAACGACAGCGGATCTCACTTTTGGACTGCTTCTTGCGACGGCGCGTCGTTTGATGGAGGCAGAAAATGATATTCGGACAGGCAATTGGACGTCGTGGTCCCCAATGGGCTACACAGGTATGGATGTTGGCGGCGCGACGCTTGGTATTATCGGCATGGGACGGATTGGCGAAGCAGTAGCACGCCGGGCAAAAGGATTTGATATGCGGATTTTGTATCACAACCGTAGTAGGAAAATGGATGCGGAAGTCGAGCATGGTTTTGAATATGTCGAGCTGGGTACACTGCTAGAGGAAGCAGATTTTGTCGTGATACTTGCGCCGTATACACCGGAAACGGCGGGATTGATTGGCGCAAGGGAGCTTGGGTTGATGAAAAAGACAGCGGTTCTTATTAATGTCGCGCGTGGGGCTATTGTCGATGAGACAGCGCTCTATGAATCACTGAAAAATGGTGACATTTGGGCGGCAGGGCTCGATGTATTTGCTGTGGAACCTGTGCCGCAGGATAATCCGCTGTTGACGCTACCGAATGTGACGGTGTTACCGCATATTGGTAGTGCAAGTATTGCGACGCGACTTGGGATGATGGGCTTGAATGCACAGGCGATTACGGATGTGCTGGAAGGAAGAGAACCGTCGAATCGAGTGGTGTGA
- the moaA gene encoding GTP 3',8-cyclase MoaA, with translation MEAIIDKLGRPIRDLRISVTDRCNFRCSYCMPKEIFGDDYVFLPKKELLSFEEIERFSRLFASLGVKKLRLTGGEPLMRRDLPELIGRLMKIEGIEDIGLTTNGVLLKQYAQPLYDAGLRRLNMSLDALDPEIFGTLNGRGIKPELILSNIDYAQKIGFEIKVNMVVQKGINEGEILPMAAYFKERGITLRFIEFMDVGNDNGWSFEKVVTKKEIYELLKAEYEMEPADQDYYGEVAKRYRYTDNGAQVGFITSVSESFCSTCTRARLSSDGKLYTCLFATDGFDLRELIRSGLSDAELLDAISGVWGRRGDRYSDERTEQTAKKRKKIGMSYIGG, from the coding sequence GTGGAAGCGATCATAGATAAGCTGGGACGACCGATTCGGGATTTGCGGATTTCGGTGACGGACCGCTGTAACTTCAGATGTTCCTATTGCATGCCGAAGGAAATATTCGGTGATGATTATGTATTTTTACCGAAAAAAGAATTGCTGTCGTTTGAGGAAATTGAAAGATTTTCACGTTTATTTGCCTCGTTGGGCGTCAAGAAGCTCCGTTTGACAGGTGGCGAGCCGTTAATGCGACGGGATCTTCCTGAATTGATTGGAAGGCTGATGAAGATTGAAGGTATTGAGGATATCGGGTTGACGACAAATGGCGTGTTGCTGAAGCAATATGCGCAGCCGTTATATGATGCTGGCCTTCGCCGTTTGAATATGAGTCTTGACGCATTAGACCCAGAGATTTTTGGTACATTAAACGGTCGAGGCATTAAACCGGAGCTCATTCTTTCCAATATCGATTATGCGCAAAAAATCGGCTTTGAAATTAAAGTGAATATGGTCGTTCAAAAAGGCATCAATGAGGGTGAAATTCTACCGATGGCGGCTTACTTTAAAGAGCGAGGCATTACGCTGCGCTTCATCGAGTTTATGGATGTTGGGAATGATAATGGTTGGAGCTTTGAAAAGGTGGTCACGAAAAAAGAGATTTACGAGCTGCTGAAAGCTGAATATGAAATGGAACCAGCTGATCAAGATTATTACGGGGAAGTCGCGAAACGCTATCGTTATACGGATAATGGCGCACAGGTTGGTTTCATCACATCTGTTTCGGAATCTTTCTGTTCAACATGTACACGGGCAAGATTGTCATCGGATGGTAAATTATATACGTGTTTGTTTGCTACAGATGGATTCGATTTGCGGGAATTGATTCGCAGTGGATTGTCGGATGCGGAGCTGCTAGATGCGATTTCGGGTGTTTGGGGGCGTCGCGGAGACCGTTATTCGGATGAACGGACGGAGCAAACGGCGAAAAAGCGTAAGAAGATTGGTATGAGTTATATTGGTGGATGA
- the mobA gene encoding molybdenum cofactor guanylyltransferase, with protein MRTVGVVLAGGLSRRFGSPKAFAQLGNRYFYEVALEALKAHCDEVIIVTRQELLKCFPEGVKAITDIIDYKGLGPLAGILSAMESVEADRYIVLPCDMPYVDEKVVGKLLAQHEQAVTAVVVDGRQHPLVSIWDRSMKGNLREVLANGQLRVMPVLASSGVRWINGGLLTDDERRVFTNVNTPGVLEGS; from the coding sequence ATGAGGACGGTTGGTGTTGTCCTCGCGGGGGGATTATCTCGGCGGTTTGGTTCTCCTAAAGCATTCGCTCAGTTAGGTAATCGGTATTTTTATGAGGTGGCGCTGGAAGCATTGAAGGCTCATTGTGATGAAGTAATCATCGTGACACGACAGGAGTTGTTGAAGTGTTTTCCGGAAGGTGTAAAAGCAATAACTGATATAATTGACTATAAGGGACTCGGTCCGCTTGCAGGGATCCTGTCTGCGATGGAATCTGTGGAAGCGGACCGCTATATCGTGTTGCCTTGCGATATGCCGTACGTCGATGAAAAGGTTGTTGGGAAGCTGTTGGCGCAACATGAACAAGCTGTAACGGCAGTCGTCGTAGATGGGCGGCAGCATCCGCTTGTGTCCATTTGGGATCGTAGTATGAAGGGCAATCTCCGAGAAGTATTGGCTAATGGACAATTGCGCGTCATGCCTGTTCTTGCGAGTAGTGGAGTTAGGTGGATAAATGGCGGTTTGTTGACGGACGATGAAAGGCGGGTGTTCACTAATGTGAATACGCCTGGGGTATTGGAAGGGAGCTGA
- the moaD gene encoding molybdopterin converting factor subunit 1 has translation MIKVNYFARLRELTGKAEETIEQQTMTVSELLDWAEATYPGFGKDTMHVAVNEEYALKEDVIQSGDVCAFIPPVSGG, from the coding sequence ATGATTAAGGTGAATTATTTTGCAAGGCTGCGCGAACTGACGGGCAAGGCGGAAGAAACAATTGAACAACAAACGATGACAGTTAGCGAGTTGTTAGATTGGGCAGAGGCGACTTATCCGGGCTTTGGCAAAGATACTATGCATGTTGCGGTCAATGAAGAATATGCTTTGAAGGAAGATGTCATCCAATCTGGTGATGTTTGTGCGTTTATCCCCCCAGTGAGTGGCGGATGA